A region from the Variovorax sp. V93 genome encodes:
- a CDS encoding plasmid replication/partition related protein — MNIVVNEELKAYIDPLTPEEHEALERSILTEGCRDALVLWGDVLVDGHNRYGICQKHGLPFQTVQNTRFKTIEDVHLWMIDQHLGRRSISDFLRGVLALRKKDIVDERRARALAETAPSDGDGAPFDADAPAAESSAGSAAVLPPPAPLSSREAIARAARLSSNQVVMIEKIQKQAAPELVAAVKSGVISINTAAAVASLPAEEQVSAANAGKDELRQAAKRVREAKRKPREESAESDPADPSARQPDTVQLLEQRVAELTAENEGLRQQVAELQAQLATAGSR, encoded by the coding sequence ATGAACATCGTCGTCAACGAAGAACTCAAAGCCTATATCGATCCATTGACTCCGGAGGAGCACGAGGCGCTGGAACGCAGCATCCTCACCGAAGGCTGCCGCGACGCACTGGTGCTATGGGGCGACGTGCTGGTGGATGGCCACAACCGCTACGGCATCTGCCAGAAGCACGGGCTGCCGTTCCAGACGGTGCAGAACACGCGCTTCAAGACCATCGAGGACGTGCACCTGTGGATGATCGACCAGCACCTCGGGCGGCGCAGCATCTCGGACTTCCTGCGCGGCGTGCTGGCACTCAGGAAGAAAGACATCGTCGACGAGCGCCGTGCGCGCGCCTTGGCCGAGACGGCGCCGTCGGACGGCGACGGCGCGCCCTTCGATGCCGATGCGCCTGCTGCCGAGTCGTCTGCCGGCAGCGCCGCGGTCCTGCCCCCGCCTGCCCCCTTGAGCAGCCGCGAGGCCATCGCGAGGGCCGCGCGCCTGAGCAGCAACCAGGTCGTGATGATCGAGAAGATCCAGAAGCAGGCCGCGCCTGAACTGGTGGCGGCCGTGAAGTCGGGCGTGATCTCCATCAACACGGCGGCGGCCGTGGCGAGCCTGCCTGCCGAAGAGCAGGTGTCGGCGGCGAATGCGGGCAAGGACGAACTCAGGCAGGCCGCCAAGCGGGTTCGCGAGGCCAAGCGCAAGCCGCGCGAGGAGTCGGCCGAATCGGATCCGGCCGATCCATCTGCCAGGCAGCCCGACACTGTTCAGCTGCTGGAACAGCGCGTGGCCGAACTCACGGCCGAGAACGAGGGCCTGCGCCAGCAAGTCGCCGAACTGCAGGCGCAGCTGGCTACAGCCGGATCTCGGTGA
- a CDS encoding DUF4880 domain-containing protein yields the protein MTQEQDDPIWSTAWQWVQREYDHESFDARARAEMTAWLLADPRHRKAYDRAARLWLLAGLVPPAAAE from the coding sequence ATGACACAAGAACAGGACGACCCCATCTGGAGCACCGCATGGCAGTGGGTGCAGCGCGAGTACGACCACGAGAGCTTCGATGCCCGCGCGCGGGCCGAGATGACGGCCTGGCTTCTTGCCGATCCCCGGCACCGCAAGGCCTACGACAGAGCCGCCCGGCTGTGGCTGCTGGCCGGACTGGTGCCGCCGGCCGCTGCGGAGTGA
- a CDS encoding MbtH family NRPS accessory protein has protein sequence MSTSCFDREDETFIVLVNHEDQYSIWPHWKAVPKGWTAVEGVKGDKKTVLAHVEQNWTDMRPRSLREWMAQQNPATGGIAAQAAAG, from the coding sequence ATGTCGACGAGTTGCTTCGATCGCGAAGACGAGACCTTCATCGTTCTGGTCAACCACGAAGACCAGTATTCCATCTGGCCCCACTGGAAGGCCGTGCCGAAGGGCTGGACGGCGGTAGAAGGCGTCAAGGGCGACAAGAAGACCGTGCTTGCCCACGTCGAGCAGAACTGGACCGACATGCGTCCGCGTTCGCTGCGCGAGTGGATGGCGCAGCAGAACCCGGCGACCGGAGGAATCGCAGCCCAAGCCGCGGCGGGTTGA
- a CDS encoding 4'-phosphopantetheinyl transferase superfamily protein: MRPVSWPDPLPAGIEVYRLDFDLDADVSAERRLLALAERAQADRYARTADRVRFTATRAALRGLLARRVGCQPADVRFAAGLHRKPFLDVAGGDATLFNVSHSGAHALIALADPRVVSAVGIDIEACRSDVDAEAVASLAFTGSERRALQEAGDPLQALYSRWVGKEAVLKAVGVGVAEHLQSIGIHSGANGRYVLECAVAEWSGLQAVALDAPTGYAAALAWRAKEST, translated from the coding sequence ATGCGTCCCGTGTCCTGGCCTGACCCGCTTCCCGCAGGCATCGAGGTCTACCGCCTCGACTTCGACCTGGACGCCGATGTCTCGGCCGAGCGCCGGCTGCTGGCACTCGCCGAGCGCGCGCAGGCCGACAGATATGCGCGCACCGCCGACCGCGTGCGCTTCACGGCCACGCGCGCGGCCCTTCGCGGCCTGCTTGCGCGGCGCGTGGGCTGCCAGCCGGCCGACGTGCGGTTCGCGGCGGGCCTGCATCGCAAGCCCTTCCTCGACGTGGCCGGTGGCGATGCGACGCTCTTCAACGTCTCGCACTCGGGCGCTCATGCACTCATCGCACTCGCCGATCCCCGCGTGGTCAGCGCGGTGGGCATCGACATCGAGGCCTGCAGGAGCGACGTCGACGCCGAGGCCGTCGCTTCGCTCGCCTTCACCGGCAGCGAACGCCGCGCGCTGCAGGAAGCCGGCGATCCACTGCAGGCCCTCTACAGCCGCTGGGTGGGCAAGGAGGCGGTGCTGAAGGCCGTCGGCGTCGGCGTGGCCGAGCACCTTCAATCCATCGGCATCCACTCCGGTGCGAACGGGCGATACGTCCTCGAATGCGCCGTTGCCGAATGGTCCGGTCTTCAAGCCGTGGCGCTCGATGCGCCCACGGGCTATGCCGCCGCGCTCGCGTGGCGTGCCAAGGAATCGACATGA
- a CDS encoding YSC84-related protein: MRSIQFRSLALACAVAVGGAAVVGCTTTRPQDQASSASTRASIDAQVDAALSKLYDTVKGSREVVSSSSGVLVFPAVVGASMGIGAEYGRGALRVNGRTQAYYSTTAGSIGFQAGAQSKAVIYVFTTQAALDKFRNSKGWTAGADATVAAATMGANGSIDTNTLRQPVVGFVLTNVGLEAGVSLSGAKITEIRL; the protein is encoded by the coding sequence ATGCGATCCATCCAGTTCCGAAGCCTTGCGCTTGCGTGTGCCGTTGCAGTGGGCGGTGCCGCGGTGGTGGGCTGCACCACCACGCGGCCCCAGGACCAGGCCAGCAGCGCTTCCACGCGTGCATCGATCGATGCCCAGGTCGACGCCGCATTGTCCAAGTTGTACGACACGGTCAAGGGCTCGCGCGAGGTTGTTTCCTCATCCAGCGGCGTGCTGGTGTTTCCCGCCGTGGTCGGCGCCAGCATGGGCATCGGCGCCGAATACGGCCGGGGCGCGCTGCGCGTGAACGGCCGCACGCAGGCCTACTACAGCACCACTGCCGGCTCGATCGGCTTCCAGGCCGGCGCCCAGTCGAAGGCCGTGATCTACGTGTTCACCACGCAGGCCGCGCTCGACAAGTTCCGCAACAGCAAGGGATGGACGGCCGGGGCCGATGCCACCGTGGCCGCCGCAACCATGGGCGCGAACGGCAGCATCGACACCAACACGCTGCGCCAGCCGGTGGTCGGCTTCGTCTTGACCAATGTGGGGCTGGAAGCGGGCGTTTCGCTGTCGGGCGCGAAGATCACCGAGATCCGGCTGTAG
- a CDS encoding TauD/TfdA family dioxygenase, with product MNETLTRFVRSKAPAGSDLPVLMTPAHAGEDLLSAVQRLRPQIEESLLVAGGVLLRGFSVPAVETFQQFASSFGHPLLKYEFASTPRSAVSASTGAGVYTSTEYPAHQSIPLHNEQAYTREWPMKIWFHCVTASPEGGETPIADSRAVYRRMPGHIRKRFEPGILYVRNFGEMDVPWQQVFNTESRAEVQAFCERSGISWEWKDDGGLRTRQLCQAVETHPVTGEQVWFNQAHLFHISAREAEEREVLEEIYGIENVPRNTFFADGSTISDEIFAEVRAVLDAETVAFPWEEGDVLMLDNMLVAHARSPFKGPRKVIVAMAEPYGNLGRF from the coding sequence ATGAATGAAACGCTCACACGGTTCGTGCGCAGCAAGGCGCCCGCCGGCTCCGACCTCCCGGTCCTCATGACACCCGCGCATGCCGGCGAAGACCTGCTCTCGGCGGTGCAACGCCTGCGTCCGCAGATCGAGGAGTCGCTCCTTGTCGCCGGCGGCGTGCTGCTGCGCGGCTTCTCGGTGCCGGCGGTGGAAACTTTCCAGCAGTTCGCCTCGTCGTTCGGCCATCCGCTGCTGAAGTACGAGTTCGCCTCCACGCCGCGCTCCGCGGTGTCGGCCTCCACCGGCGCAGGTGTCTACACCTCGACCGAATACCCGGCGCACCAGAGCATCCCGCTGCACAACGAGCAGGCCTACACGCGCGAGTGGCCGATGAAGATCTGGTTCCACTGCGTGACCGCCTCGCCCGAGGGCGGCGAGACACCCATTGCCGACAGCCGCGCCGTCTACCGCCGCATGCCCGGGCACATCCGCAAGCGCTTCGAGCCCGGCATCCTGTACGTGCGCAACTTCGGCGAGATGGACGTGCCATGGCAGCAAGTGTTCAACACCGAAAGCCGCGCCGAAGTCCAGGCCTTCTGCGAGCGCTCGGGCATCTCGTGGGAATGGAAGGACGACGGCGGCCTGCGCACCCGGCAGCTTTGCCAGGCTGTGGAGACGCATCCCGTGACCGGCGAGCAGGTGTGGTTCAACCAGGCCCACCTGTTCCACATCTCTGCGCGCGAGGCCGAGGAGCGCGAAGTGCTCGAAGAAATCTACGGCATCGAGAACGTGCCGCGGAACACCTTCTTTGCCGACGGCTCGACCATCAGCGATGAGATCTTCGCAGAGGTGCGCGCCGTGCTCGATGCGGAGACGGTGGCCTTCCCGTGGGAGGAGGGCGACGTGCTGATGCTCGACAACATGCTGGTGGCGCATGCGCGCTCGCCGTTCAAGGGGCCGCGCAAGGTGATCGTGGCCATGGCCGAGCCGTACGGCAATCTGGGCCGCTTCTAG
- a CDS encoding ArgE/DapE family deacylase, whose protein sequence is MTGPIGGWSPWAPAGHARENYQGAANMVPSRACAAWKNEAPSSSAANAGGPDAMPQPAEDRISEAAIVEAAHALRAPAVRMLEQLVAHPSLLGHEQDAQAFMAQSFAKLGLRVHQFEIDEQKIRRHPGYSPSIASYEGRTNVVGIHQPRGPQKGRSLIFNGHIDVVPTGAELLWKHPPFQPVIEGDRLYGRGAADMKAGIAAYTMAYAALQSLGLEPASPVYFQSVVEEECTGNGALACLVEGYRADAAIIPEPLGGVMTCQMGVLWFALEVLGKPVHASVAQTGVGAIDFSLYLFSELKKLEQRWNEPANRYRSYAHHAHPINFNLGKIQGGEWASSVPSACRSDIRIGFYPDMNVARAKAEVEAVLAAAYAAHPARESLRYRLIYEGFQADGFDLDLDSPIVTELSKCHQDIVGQALEPTAFTGTTDAKFFNIYGQTPAVCYGPTGSSIHGIDEWVSIDSLVQVSAVLAVFMARWCGVDRID, encoded by the coding sequence ATGACTGGGCCGATTGGCGGCTGGAGCCCTTGGGCGCCGGCTGGCCATGCGCGCGAGAATTACCAGGGCGCAGCCAACATGGTTCCGTCACGCGCCTGCGCGGCGTGGAAGAATGAAGCTCCTTCTTCCAGCGCCGCCAACGCAGGCGGCCCCGACGCCATGCCCCAGCCCGCCGAAGACCGGATCAGCGAAGCCGCCATCGTGGAGGCCGCCCACGCGCTGCGCGCGCCGGCCGTTCGAATGCTCGAGCAGCTCGTTGCGCATCCTTCGCTGCTGGGGCACGAGCAAGATGCACAGGCCTTCATGGCCCAGTCCTTCGCGAAGCTGGGCCTGCGCGTCCACCAGTTCGAGATCGACGAGCAAAAGATCCGCCGGCATCCGGGCTACTCGCCCTCCATCGCCTCGTACGAAGGGCGCACCAACGTGGTGGGCATTCACCAGCCCCGCGGGCCGCAGAAGGGCCGCTCGCTGATCTTCAACGGCCACATCGACGTGGTGCCGACCGGCGCCGAGCTGCTCTGGAAGCACCCGCCTTTCCAACCCGTGATCGAGGGCGACCGGCTCTACGGCCGCGGCGCAGCCGACATGAAGGCCGGCATTGCGGCCTACACGATGGCGTATGCGGCGCTGCAATCGCTCGGGCTCGAACCGGCATCGCCGGTGTACTTTCAGTCGGTGGTGGAAGAGGAGTGCACGGGCAACGGCGCGCTGGCCTGTCTGGTCGAGGGCTACCGTGCCGACGCGGCCATCATCCCCGAGCCGCTCGGCGGCGTGATGACCTGCCAGATGGGCGTGCTGTGGTTCGCGCTCGAGGTGCTGGGCAAGCCGGTGCACGCCTCGGTGGCCCAGACCGGTGTCGGCGCGATCGACTTCTCGCTGTACCTTTTCTCGGAACTCAAGAAGCTCGAGCAGCGCTGGAACGAGCCTGCCAATCGCTATCGCAGCTACGCGCATCACGCGCATCCGATCAACTTCAACCTCGGGAAGATCCAGGGCGGCGAATGGGCTTCGTCGGTGCCCTCGGCATGCCGCAGCGACATCCGCATCGGCTTTTATCCCGACATGAACGTGGCCCGCGCCAAGGCCGAAGTCGAGGCCGTGCTGGCTGCCGCCTACGCCGCGCATCCGGCTCGCGAGAGCCTGCGCTACCGGCTGATCTACGAAGGCTTCCAGGCCGACGGCTTCGACCTCGACCTGGATTCGCCGATCGTCACCGAGCTCTCGAAGTGCCACCAGGACATCGTCGGGCAGGCACTCGAACCCACGGCCTTCACGGGCACGACGGACGCGAAGTTCTTCAACATCTATGGGCAGACGCCCGCGGTCTGCTATGGCCCCACGGGCTCCAGCATCCACGGCATCGACGAGTGGGTTTCCATCGACAGCCTGGTGCAGGTGAGCGCCGTGCTGGCGGTGTTCATGGCGCGCTGGTGCGGCGTCGACCGCATCGATTGA
- a CDS encoding phosphatase PAP2 family protein, whose product MHPLNLALFDALAAGFAPSPAMLQLASAIALGSSWACAVVLAWVAWRRVAQRPCVLAVLAAGGAASLISQEIAASVGMPRPFMMGLSPAHVPHGLRAGLPSTHASVMFTMAFMLLRRRSTRDVGLVILGAAVATGWARIHVGIHFPFDVAAGALLGAAIAAALFAMQAIAPKLAPHVAATLARPLRVLADGRAGPCLMLVFVFAAAWVGLNTPQAIGPAVLEENGPVEKSTVLLYLAAVLCVLMVRVAFLSRPDRVAICVLLLAFAAREADWHLAHWGTSLLEAPRSHVLAAMAAFAPVAIAAGWLAGRAWSASRAMRAWRQWRPEATTSLTFVAVIGAAIILDQAPFSFAEQPGLVDAGSATAFRGYLMLSFEEILELALPVLALLALLQARLGGSRDSAPGGIKRSYA is encoded by the coding sequence ATGCATCCGCTGAATCTCGCCCTCTTCGATGCACTTGCGGCGGGCTTCGCTCCCTCGCCCGCAATGCTTCAGCTGGCGTCGGCCATCGCGCTGGGTTCGTCGTGGGCATGTGCAGTGGTTCTTGCCTGGGTCGCGTGGCGGCGGGTCGCGCAGCGGCCTTGCGTGCTGGCGGTGCTGGCCGCCGGCGGTGCGGCTTCACTGATCTCGCAGGAGATCGCTGCCTCCGTGGGCATGCCCCGTCCCTTCATGATGGGGCTGAGCCCTGCGCACGTTCCCCACGGCCTGCGCGCGGGGCTGCCCAGCACGCATGCCTCGGTGATGTTCACCATGGCCTTCATGCTGCTGCGGCGGCGCTCGACGCGCGACGTCGGGCTCGTCATTCTTGGCGCGGCCGTGGCCACGGGCTGGGCTCGCATCCATGTCGGCATTCATTTTCCGTTCGATGTCGCGGCAGGTGCGCTGCTGGGTGCGGCCATTGCCGCGGCGCTGTTTGCGATGCAGGCGATTGCGCCCAAGCTCGCTCCCCACGTTGCAGCAACCCTGGCGCGGCCGTTGCGCGTCCTGGCCGACGGCAGGGCCGGGCCATGCCTGATGCTGGTGTTCGTCTTCGCCGCTGCCTGGGTCGGCCTGAACACGCCGCAGGCGATCGGGCCGGCGGTGCTGGAGGAAAACGGGCCCGTCGAGAAGAGCACGGTTCTCCTGTACCTGGCCGCGGTGCTGTGCGTCTTGATGGTTCGCGTGGCGTTTCTCTCGCGGCCGGACCGCGTGGCCATCTGCGTCCTGCTTCTTGCGTTCGCGGCCCGGGAGGCGGATTGGCATCTGGCGCATTGGGGCACCAGCTTGCTGGAAGCACCGCGCTCGCACGTTCTTGCGGCAATGGCCGCCTTCGCGCCCGTCGCCATTGCGGCCGGGTGGCTGGCCGGACGCGCCTGGTCCGCAAGCCGTGCGATGCGCGCCTGGCGGCAATGGCGGCCCGAAGCCACGACCTCGCTGACCTTCGTCGCGGTCATCGGGGCTGCGATCATCCTCGATCAGGCACCCTTTTCCTTTGCGGAGCAGCCGGGCTTGGTCGACGCAGGCTCTGCTACGGCCTTTCGCGGCTACCTGATGCTCAGCTTCGAGGAAATCCTGGAACTGGCCCTGCCGGTGCTCGCGCTCCTGGCCCTCCTGCAGGCGAGACTGGGTGGGAGCCGGGATTCGGCTCCCGGCGGCATCAAGCGCTCGTACGCATAG
- a CDS encoding thioesterase II family protein, translated as MDASVSLLCLPCAGASATMYLRWRRLLPRWLRIVPVELPGRGGRLSERLVRNFDELVAQVCVEQAEALRGEFAIFGHSMGSLLAYGITRRLQSLGRPLPLALMASGSCAPSRRDPARFAGKTDDASLTAELRRQGGTPEEVFASAELMRITLDMLGADYRVCESFRYREDAPLPMPVHVFAGREDDIDAASVHAWSAEAGGVFTLDWFDGGHFFIRQRETAFLAALTERLGQAVAGARHASRVLA; from the coding sequence GTGGACGCGAGCGTCTCGCTGCTGTGCCTGCCTTGTGCGGGCGCCAGCGCAACGATGTACCTGCGCTGGCGGCGGCTGCTGCCGCGCTGGCTCCGCATCGTGCCCGTGGAGTTGCCCGGCCGTGGGGGCCGGCTGTCCGAGCGCCTGGTCCGGAACTTCGATGAGCTCGTTGCGCAGGTCTGCGTAGAGCAGGCCGAGGCGCTGCGCGGCGAGTTCGCGATCTTCGGCCACAGCATGGGATCGTTGCTGGCCTACGGCATCACCCGCCGGCTGCAATCGTTGGGGCGCCCATTGCCGCTTGCGCTGATGGCTTCCGGCAGCTGTGCGCCTTCGCGGCGCGATCCTGCGCGCTTCGCAGGCAAGACCGACGACGCATCGCTCACGGCCGAGTTGCGCAGGCAGGGCGGAACGCCCGAGGAAGTGTTCGCGAGCGCGGAGCTCATGCGCATCACGCTCGACATGCTCGGCGCCGACTACCGCGTGTGCGAGAGCTTCCGATACCGCGAAGATGCGCCGCTGCCCATGCCCGTGCATGTCTTTGCCGGGCGCGAGGACGACATCGACGCGGCTTCCGTCCATGCATGGTCGGCCGAGGCGGGGGGTGTCTTCACGCTCGATTGGTTCGACGGCGGCCACTTCTTCATCCGGCAGCGCGAAACAGCATTCCTGGCCGCGCTCACCGAGCGACTCGGCCAGGCCGTTGCAGGAGCGCGCCATGCGTCCCGTGTCCTGGCCTGA
- a CDS encoding sigma-70 family RNA polymerase sigma factor, whose product MMREPIDSALHLSEPTLAEVFIANRAQLLRVARRIVRTAELADDVVQDAYLKITDGPCVRKADRPIGYCCQVVRNVALDCCRRHTVEANYRTFDVDVEVLDVAGAPTPDRLMRERQAIQAIDKVLAGLPARTRLVFELYRLEGLTQRDIAQRLGCALGLVNGLIAEAAQAIKECGRLLEDD is encoded by the coding sequence ATGATGCGAGAGCCGATCGACAGCGCGCTGCACCTTTCGGAGCCCACGCTCGCGGAGGTCTTCATCGCAAATCGTGCTCAGCTCCTGCGCGTGGCGCGAAGAATCGTTCGCACCGCGGAGCTGGCCGACGATGTCGTGCAGGACGCCTACCTCAAGATCACCGACGGCCCTTGCGTACGCAAGGCCGATCGGCCGATCGGCTATTGCTGCCAGGTCGTGCGCAATGTCGCGCTCGACTGCTGCCGGCGCCACACCGTCGAGGCCAACTACCGCACCTTCGATGTCGATGTCGAAGTGCTCGATGTCGCCGGTGCGCCCACCCCCGATCGCCTGATGCGCGAACGCCAGGCGATCCAGGCCATCGACAAGGTGCTCGCCGGGCTCCCTGCGCGCACGCGCCTGGTGTTCGAGCTCTACCGGCTCGAAGGGCTCACCCAGCGCGACATCGCGCAGCGCCTGGGATGCGCGCTTGGGCTGGTGAACGGCCTGATTGCCGAGGCGGCGCAGGCGATCAAGGAATGCGGCCGCCTGCTCGAGGACGACTGA